In one window of Helianthus annuus cultivar XRQ/B chromosome 17, HanXRQr2.0-SUNRISE, whole genome shotgun sequence DNA:
- the LOC110926466 gene encoding F-box/LRR-repeat protein 10 isoform X1, producing the protein MAESSNRRHKFNHNSPPADEITGEMTLDRLSSEVLATIMTKLDVSSICAITLTCKSFRICAQDIFKFIPNFHLLEIAAPIDRLRRLLLPNASLRSLKLDCRRLNESSIDCILQPGLVELTLRNCYKFSGKLLSEVGARCKDLRSLYVSSVADNRAHIHDVCDLEELLRGCTQLEELVLMFDASIFRRPDFARVWTLASTKLIYLQIGYITQLMVIELLSPTVAPNQSPNHILPHVFPNIHKLCLSVDYISNTMVNIISNTLIHLTHLDLRDQPVIEPGLAFDLTDEGLQLINQHGRLKHLSLIRSQEFNPTFFRRVTDQGILFMADRCTNMESICLAGFCQVTDTGFKTLLHACTNLYKLNIFNGTRMTDLVFHDMYATSLALTFVSLRCCNLLTNSAVLQLALNMDLTVLDFRDSRNIGDKALQAVSKLPKLRTLLLDGTDVTDLGLSYLQRGAESSLVKLSIRGCKRLTCKCVSSIFNGGSNRELRELDLSNLPNLTNGGVLFLAKNRIPLVDLRMRQCPLIGDTSVMALASMTMADGDRWHGSSLRSLDLYNCGGISKLAFQWLKKPYFPGLRWLGVAASLHHELVDSLAINRPFLNLMTRGEELGTDKWDNLDDIYMHDYEEVDELEQWIFQEDENMTDDDDDDNDNDNDVDDDVEAGNEE; encoded by the exons ATGGCGGAATCCTCAAATCGGAGGCACAAATTCAACCACAATTCACCACCGGCCGACGAAATCACCGGAGAAATGACTCTCGACCGCCTGTCCTCAGAAGTCCTCGCCACAATCATGACAAAACTCGATGTCTCTTCGATCTGCGCCATAACTCTAACTTGCAAAAGTTTTCGCATATGCGCTCAAGACATCTTCAAATTCATCCCTAATTTTCACCTTCTG GAAATTGCTGCTCCGATTGATCGGTTACGGCGATTGTTGTTACCGAACGCTTCGTTGCGGAGTTTGAAGCTTGATTGCAGGAGGTTGAATGAATCTTCGATTGATTGTATTCTTCAGCCTGGATTGGTTGAACTGACGCTACGGAATTGTTATAAGTTTAGCGGGAAGCTGCTTTCTGAAGTTGGAGCACGGTGCAAAGACCTAAG GTCTCTCTATGTGAGTTCTGTAGCTGATAATCGAGCACATATACATGATGTCTGTGACCTTGAGGAGTTACTCCGGGGTTGCACTCAATTGGAA GAACTTGTCTTAATGTTTGATGCCTCAATATTCCGTCGCCCCGATTTTGCTCGTGTCTGGACATTGGCTTCTACTAAACTCATTTATCTTCAAATCGGGTACATAACCCAACTAATGGTCATAGAGCTGCTTAGCCCAACCGTAGCACCAAATCAATCACCCAATCACATCCTGCCACATGTATTTCCAAATATTCACAAACTTTGCCTTTCAGTAGACTACATTTCCAACACCATGGTCAACATAATCTCAAACACACTCATCCATTTAACCCATTTAGACCTTCGAGATCAGCCCGTCATTGAACCCGGGCTTGCATTTGACCTTACAGACGAAGGTCTTCAGTTGATTAACCAACATGGAAGATTAAAACACCTTTCCCTTATTCGTAGCCAAGAGTTTAATCCAACGTTCTTCAGAAGAGTTACGGATCAGGGCATTCTTTTTATGGCTGACCGATGTACAAATATGGAAAGCATATGTCTTGCCGGATTTTGCCAGGTCACAGATACTGGTTTCAAAACTCTTCTTCATGCCTGCACTAACTTATATAAATTGAACATTTTTAACGGGAcccgaatgaccgatctcgtatTCCATGACATGTATGCTACTTCACTTGCTTTAACTTTTGTAAGCTTAAGATGCTGCAACCTGTTAACAAACTCCGCTGTCCTACAATTAGCACTAAATATGGATCTCACCGTGCTTGATTTTAGAGATTCGAGAAATATCGGTGATAAAGCACTTCAAGCTGTTAGCAAACTTCCAAAACTGAGGACTTTGCTGTTAGATGGAACCGATGTAACCGATTTGGGTTTGTCATATTTACAGAGGGGTGCGGAAAGCAGTCTTGTAAAGTTATCCATTAGGGGGTGTAAGAGGTTAACATGCAAGTGTGTTTCTTCTATTTTTAACGGTGGGTCAAATCGAGAACTAAGAGAATTGGATTTGTCTAATCTACCTAATCTCACAAATGGCGGTGTGCTTTTTCTTGCAAAGAATCGAATTCCGCTTGTTGATCTTCGAATGAGACAATGCCCTCTTATCGGTGACACGTCGGTGATGGCGTTAGCGTCAATGACGATGGCTGATGGTGACAGGTGGCATGGTAGTAGTTTGAGATCATTGGATTTATACAACTGTGGTGGGATCTCTAAACTTGCTTTTCAATGGTTAAAGAAACCGTATTTCCCTGGGTTGAGGTGGTTGGGAGTAGCAGCTTCTCTACATCATGAGTTAGTTGACTCATTAGCGATAAATAGACCGTTTTTGAACTTGATGACTCGTGGGGAAGAGCTCGGAACTGATAAATGGGATAACTTGGATGATATCTACATGCATGATTACGAGGAAGTTGATGAACTCGAGCAATGGATATTTCAAGAAGATGAAAACATGactgacgatgatgatgatgataacgaCAATGATAACGATGTGGATGATGATGTGGAAGCTGGAAATGAAGAGTAG
- the LOC110926466 gene encoding F-box/LRR-repeat protein 10 isoform X2, producing the protein MFDASIFRRPDFARVWTLASTKLIYLQIGYITQLMVIELLSPTVAPNQSPNHILPHVFPNIHKLCLSVDYISNTMVNIISNTLIHLTHLDLRDQPVIEPGLAFDLTDEGLQLINQHGRLKHLSLIRSQEFNPTFFRRVTDQGILFMADRCTNMESICLAGFCQVTDTGFKTLLHACTNLYKLNIFNGTRMTDLVFHDMYATSLALTFVSLRCCNLLTNSAVLQLALNMDLTVLDFRDSRNIGDKALQAVSKLPKLRTLLLDGTDVTDLGLSYLQRGAESSLVKLSIRGCKRLTCKCVSSIFNGGSNRELRELDLSNLPNLTNGGVLFLAKNRIPLVDLRMRQCPLIGDTSVMALASMTMADGDRWHGSSLRSLDLYNCGGISKLAFQWLKKPYFPGLRWLGVAASLHHELVDSLAINRPFLNLMTRGEELGTDKWDNLDDIYMHDYEEVDELEQWIFQEDENMTDDDDDDNDNDNDVDDDVEAGNEE; encoded by the coding sequence ATGTTTGATGCCTCAATATTCCGTCGCCCCGATTTTGCTCGTGTCTGGACATTGGCTTCTACTAAACTCATTTATCTTCAAATCGGGTACATAACCCAACTAATGGTCATAGAGCTGCTTAGCCCAACCGTAGCACCAAATCAATCACCCAATCACATCCTGCCACATGTATTTCCAAATATTCACAAACTTTGCCTTTCAGTAGACTACATTTCCAACACCATGGTCAACATAATCTCAAACACACTCATCCATTTAACCCATTTAGACCTTCGAGATCAGCCCGTCATTGAACCCGGGCTTGCATTTGACCTTACAGACGAAGGTCTTCAGTTGATTAACCAACATGGAAGATTAAAACACCTTTCCCTTATTCGTAGCCAAGAGTTTAATCCAACGTTCTTCAGAAGAGTTACGGATCAGGGCATTCTTTTTATGGCTGACCGATGTACAAATATGGAAAGCATATGTCTTGCCGGATTTTGCCAGGTCACAGATACTGGTTTCAAAACTCTTCTTCATGCCTGCACTAACTTATATAAATTGAACATTTTTAACGGGAcccgaatgaccgatctcgtatTCCATGACATGTATGCTACTTCACTTGCTTTAACTTTTGTAAGCTTAAGATGCTGCAACCTGTTAACAAACTCCGCTGTCCTACAATTAGCACTAAATATGGATCTCACCGTGCTTGATTTTAGAGATTCGAGAAATATCGGTGATAAAGCACTTCAAGCTGTTAGCAAACTTCCAAAACTGAGGACTTTGCTGTTAGATGGAACCGATGTAACCGATTTGGGTTTGTCATATTTACAGAGGGGTGCGGAAAGCAGTCTTGTAAAGTTATCCATTAGGGGGTGTAAGAGGTTAACATGCAAGTGTGTTTCTTCTATTTTTAACGGTGGGTCAAATCGAGAACTAAGAGAATTGGATTTGTCTAATCTACCTAATCTCACAAATGGCGGTGTGCTTTTTCTTGCAAAGAATCGAATTCCGCTTGTTGATCTTCGAATGAGACAATGCCCTCTTATCGGTGACACGTCGGTGATGGCGTTAGCGTCAATGACGATGGCTGATGGTGACAGGTGGCATGGTAGTAGTTTGAGATCATTGGATTTATACAACTGTGGTGGGATCTCTAAACTTGCTTTTCAATGGTTAAAGAAACCGTATTTCCCTGGGTTGAGGTGGTTGGGAGTAGCAGCTTCTCTACATCATGAGTTAGTTGACTCATTAGCGATAAATAGACCGTTTTTGAACTTGATGACTCGTGGGGAAGAGCTCGGAACTGATAAATGGGATAACTTGGATGATATCTACATGCATGATTACGAGGAAGTTGATGAACTCGAGCAATGGATATTTCAAGAAGATGAAAACATGactgacgatgatgatgatgataacgaCAATGATAACGATGTGGATGATGATGTGGAAGCTGGAAATGAAGAGTAG
- the LOC110923432 gene encoding transcriptional elongation regulator MINIYO: protein MKKADRNGDNSSSRPKKTTFGPQLDVASSVLGAIVEKSFNQPVSQPQVTVVPFPVARHRSHGPHWAPRNSGLSTRDKDDEEDDGEDEDFTNFVSVAAEAKPIKRKQKKGLDFRRSKELADDDDSVGFQNKKEHKSGGNAKSRDIEKGSKNMKLEVVKSHEDKIGDVGVDDVQSDFGNGVPSTIKSKNITSKPVHVAAGIEQASTSVESEIDAENRARLENMSTDEIAEAQAEIMKKMSPELIKILQKRGQNKLKKKSFISSAAIGSMAEAFNEDNKKESTTDNAHSMIITSPDQIQKGLENKDVPEIKSPATSLWDAWSTNVESVRDLRFSLNGDVINDYGHVPGNSSAVGSYSVENASERDFLRTEGDPGALGYTIKEALALTRSVVPGQRSLALHILSSVLHKAQDNIIKNPAGSTLKVGNHNKIVDWEALWAFALGPEPELALSLRMCLDDNHNSVVLACVRVIQCVLSYDFNERLFDISEKTGIFEKTVCTAPIFRSRPNIDVGFLHGGFWKYNTKPLNIFPFDKIIKDEDAEDEQHTIKDDMVVATQDIAAGLVRMGILPRIRYLLESDPSAALEERLISILVAIARHSPTCADAIMKCERLVQVVVRRFTTKDQTGVDFSKIKTVILMKVLAQSDRKRCTQFVNDGVFQKLMWHLYRCAFSLNHWMNLETEKFKLLSALLVEQLRFWKVCIQYGYCVSYFSDLFPALCVMLDIPTFEKLIENNIIQEFTAITKESYLVLEALTRTLPNFYAYSQKVDRSTDDPMNDTETWRWTHVGPMIDLALKWVSLETDPYLSSLLLLSGREKNEGLTLTSVLWVISTVLRFLSGVLKSVIPDDNSILSGNLPWLPDIIPKIGLHIIKNRILSFNRSDNDNNHAGSFLESLCQYRHHSDQETSLASVCCLNGLLETVITVDKLIKLAKTEAASSSIDHQSLENADKILTDGILKCSISEMTMLLTTFMKLTSSSGQLVQSIEMFGRGGPAPGVGVGWGAAGGGFCSLNVLVAQMDARLVLQLLEIFLVEPDKEKENPTDEEINVTMERLNCAFGLCLLVGPMDGFLMEKVLDILLQPQNLMYLDFGIRRSFTCVWRYTEAEYVNFSENLISHFKNRWLHVKMSKSKVKTIDGQHGTSKKSKFSLNTIQEDVDTSANTSLVTEWAHQRLPLPNHWFLSPISTVDYTKLVNLPVKPNFLEIPKSGLFFILGLEAISSHVSSNSYSIQRVPVIWKLHALSVSLFPGMDILQDEKTRDIYSNLQEFYGKILDKNLLEVGWNNSVDFLKFDKEIHDSYSTFVETLVENFAGASYGDLLFGRQISMYLHRCVGAPVRLAVWNALSNIRALELLPPLEKCLARAEGYLEPLEDDEMILEAYVKSWVSGSLDRSPTRKSVAFTLVIHHLSYFIFGNHSGDKNSLRNKLAKSILRDYSRKADHEAMMVKLIQYEKPASYQKLDQAEDGSLQDSEIARRLIVLSEACEGNSTLLSVVEKLKKVILKEK from the exons ATGAAGAAAGCAGACAGAAACGGTGACAATTCGTCTTCTAGACCGAAGAAAACGACCTTTGGCCCGCAACTCGACGTTGCGTCAAGCGTATTGGGTGCTATAGTTGAAAAAAGTTTCAATCAGCCGGTTTCACAGCCTCAGGTCACTGTTGTTCCGTTTCCGGTTGCTCGACACCGCTCTCACGGACCC CATTGGGCTCCGAGAAATAGTGGTTTGAGCACCCGTgataaagatgatgaagaagatgatggagAAGATGAGGATTTTACGAACTTTGTTTCGGTTGCAGCTGAGGCTAAGCCTATAAAAAGGAAACAGAAAAAAGGTTTGGATTTTAGGCGGTCGAAAGAGCTTGCGGATGATGATGACAGTGTTGGTTTTCAAAACAAGAAAGAACACAAATCTGGTGGTAATGCAAAATCGCGTGATATCGAAAAAGGATCGAAGAACATGAAATTGGAAGTAGTGAAGAGCCATGAGGATAAAATAGGGGATGTTGGTGTTGATGATGTTCAAAGTGATTTTGGCAATGGTGTACCGTCAACCATCAAGTCGAAGAACATAACTTCCAAGCCTGTTCATGTGGCTGCAGGTATTGAACAGGCTTCTACAAGTGTTGAGAGTGAGATTGATGCTGAGAATCGTGCTCGGTTGGAAAATATGTCGACTGATGAGATTGCAGAGGCTCAGGCTGAGATAATGAAGAAGATGAGTCCTGAATTAATAAAGATATTACAAAAAAGGGGGCAAAATAAATTGAAAAAGAAAAGTTTTATCAGCTCTGCTGCTATTGGCTCCATGGCTGAAGCATTTAATGAAGATAATAAGAAAGAATCAACGACTGATAATGCTCATAGCATGATAATAACAAGCCCGGATCAAATACAGAAAGGGTTAGAGAATAAAGACGTGCCAGAAATTAAGTCACCTGCTACCAGTTTGTGGGATGCGTGGAGCACAAATGTTGAGTCTGTTAGGGATTTACGATTTTCTTTAAATGGAGATGTTATAAATGATTATGGTCACGTGCCGG GTAATTCATCAGCCGTGGGTAGTTATAGTGTTGAAAATGCTTCTGAACGTGACTTCCTTCGAACTGAGGGTGACCCTGGTGCTCTCGGTTACACCATCAAAGAAGCACTTGCTCTCACTAGAAGTGTG GTTCCTGGACAAAGGTCTCTTGCTTTGCATATTCTGTCATCTGTTCTCCATAAAGCACAAGATAATATTATCAAAAACCCGGCAGGGTCAACGTTGAAAGTTGGTAATCATAACAAAATTGTTGACTGGGAGGCTCTTTGGGCTTTTGCATTAGGCCCAGAACCTGAACTTGCTTTATCACTCAG GATGTGTCTTGATGATAACCATAATTCTGTGGTTCTCGCTTGTGTAAGAGTCATTCAGTGTGTCCTGAGCTATGACTTCAACGAACGGTTATTTGATATCTCTGAG AAAACAGGAATCTTTGAGAAGACAGTCTGTACAGCTCCCATATTTAGAAGTCGACCAAACATTGATGTTGGTTTTCTTCATGGTGGCTTTTGGAAATACAACACTAAACCCTTGAATATATTTCCTTTTGATAAGATTATCAAAGATGAAGATGCTGAAGATGAACAACACACAATAAAAGATGACATGGTGGTTGCAACACAAGATATTGCAGCAGGcttagttagaatgggaatcctTCCAAGAATTCGTTATCTGTTGGAG TCTGATCCATCGGCAGCTTTGGAAGAACGTCTAATTTCAATTCTGGTTGCAATAGCAAGACATTCCCCTACATGTGCAGATGCAATCATGAAGTGTGAGAGGCTAGTTCAAGTTGTCGTCCGTAGGTTCACTACGAAAGACCAAACCGGAGTTGACTTTTCAAAGATCAAAACTGTTATCTTAATGAAG GTACTGGCTCAATCAGATAGAAAAAGATGTACACAGTTTGTAAACGATGGGGTTTTCCAGAAGCTGATGTGGCATTTGTACCGTTGTGCATTTTCTCTTAATCACTGGATGAATCTTGAAACAGAAAAGTTCAAACTTTTATCAGCTTTACTGGTCGAACAGTTACGGTTTTGGAAGGTCTGCATTCAATACGGGTATTGCGTATCTTACTTTTCAGACCTGTTCCCAGCTCTTTGCGTCATGTTAGACATTCCCACATTTGAAAAATTAATCGAAAATAATATAATTCAAGAATTCACTGCCATCACTAAGGAATCATATCTGGTCCTCGAGGCTTTGACCAGAACACTCCCAAATTTTTACGCTTACTCACAGAAGGTTGATCGGTCAACAGACGATCCCATGAATGACACAGAGACTTGGCGTTGGACACATGTTGGCCCCATGATAGATCTAGCACTTAAGTGGGTATCATTGGAAACCGATCCTTATTTATCTAGCTTATTGTTGTTGTCCGGACGAGAAAAAAACGAAGGATTGACTTTGACTTCCGTTTTATGGGTAATATCCACAGTTTTGCGCTTTCTTTCTGGTGTTCTCAAAAGTGTGATTCCAGATGATAACTCTATTTTAAGTGGGAATCTTCCATGGCTACCTGATATTATCCCAAAGATTGGAttacacataatcaagaatcggATTTTGAGCTTTAACAGAAGTGATAATGATAATAATCATGCTGGCTCATTTCTTGAGTCTCTGTGTCAATATAGACATCATAGTGATCAAGAAACATCATTAGCCTCTGTCTGTTGCCTTAACGGGTTGTTAGAGACTGTTATTACTGTTGATAAACTGATTAAGCTAGCCAAAACTGAGGCCGCCAGTTCATCGATCGACCACCAGAGTTTGGAAAACGCTGATAAGATTCTTACTGATGGCATACTCAAGTGTTCTATATCTGAAATGACAATGTTACTGACAACTTTCATGAAGTTGACTTCTTCTTCAGGTCAACTCGTGCAATCTATTGAGATGTTTGGTAGAGGTGGTCCCGCACCAGGTGTCGGTGTTGGATGGGGGGCTGCTGGTGGTGGATTTTGTTCGTTAAACGTTTTGGTGGCCCAAATGGATGCAAGATTGGTTCTTCAGTTGCTTGAGATCTTTCTGGTTGAGCCcgataaagaaaaagaaaacccCACTGATGAAGAAATAAACGTGACAATGGAAAGATTAAATTGTGCTTTTGGGTTATGTTTACTTGTGGGTCCCATGGATGGATTTTTAATGGAAAAAGTGCTAGATATCTTGTTACAACCACAAAATCTCATGTATCTTGATTTTGGAATTCGTCGGTCTTTTACATGTGTGTGGCGGTATACAGAAGCAGAGTACGTAAACTTTAGTGAGAATCTAATTTCTCATTTTAAGAACAGATGGTTGCATGTAAAGATGTCGAAATCAAAAGTCAAAACTATAGATGGTCAACATGGAACCTCAAAAAAGAGCAAGTTTTCTCTCAATACCATTCAAGAAGACGTTGACACATCGGCAAACACTTCTTTGGTAACAGAATGGGCTCATCAAAGGCTACCACTTCCTAATCATTGGTTTCTCAGTCCAATCTCAACCGTTGACTATACCAAATTGGTCAACCTTCCGGTCAAACCTAACTTCCTGGAAATTCCCAAAAGTGGGCTTTTCTTTATTTTAGGTCTTGAAGCAATATCCAGTCACGTTTCTTCTAATTCCTACTCAATTCAGCGCGTGCCGGTCATTTGGAAACTGCATGCTTTATCTGTAAGCTTATTTCCTGGGATGGATATTCTTCAAGACGAGAAGACTAGAGATATTTACAGTAATTTACAGGAGTTTTATGGGAAGATTCTTGATAAAAATCTGTTGGAAGTTGGATGGAATAATAGTGTTGACTTTTTGAAGTTTGACAAGGAGATACACGACAGTTACTCCACATTTGTAGAAACTTTAGTGGAGAATTTTGCTGGTGCATCGTATGGCGATTTGTTATTTGGTAGGCAAATTTCGATGTATTTGCATCGTTGCGTTGGAGCTCCAGTTCGACTTGCTGTTTGGAATGCGTTATCAAATATTAGGGCTCTTGAGCTTTTGCCACCGCTGGAAAAATGCTTAGCTCGAGCGGAAGGATATCTTGAACCTCTGGAA GATGATGAAATGATTCTGGAAGCATATGTAAAATCATGGGTTTCTGGTTCTCTCGACAGATCGCCAACTAGAAAGTCAGTTGCATTCACATTGGTCATCCACCATTTATCGTATTTCATATTTGGTAATCATTCTGGCGACAAAAATTCATTACGAAATAAATTGGCCAAATCAATCCTTCGTGATTACTCCCGAAAAGCAGACCATGAG GCGATGATGGTGAAACTTATACAATATGAGAAGCCAGCAAGTTATCAGAAACTTGACCAAGCAGAAGACGGGTCACTACAGGATTCGGAAATTGCAAGGAGGCTTATAGTATTGAGTGAAGCCTGTGAAGGGAATTCCACACTTTTGAGTGTAGTTGAAAAGCTCAAGAAGGTTATCCTGAAAGAAAAATAG
- the LOC110926366 gene encoding rop guanine nucleotide exchange factor 1, with protein MAESESSSKGENDSRSSSSDRCCDQSYSLSADVSESESSTSISGRRSVSVTGCVFPFTFPLFGGKDDDVMVWEKKQNKKQPDADISEIDMMKERFAKLLLGEDMSGGGKGVCSALAISNAITNLSASVFGELWRLEPLALQKKVMWQREMEWLLSVGDSIVDLVPSIQQFPGGGTYEVMVPHPRSDMQMNLPALKKLDAMLISMLDGFCDKEFCYVDRGIVLAQGESCDAYSSNVSSGRPSVRQEDKWWLPYPKVPTKGLSEDDRKKLQQYRDCTNQILKAALAINSNVLAEMEIPNAYLETLPKNGKECLGEIMYRYITAEKFSPECLLDCLDLSSEHRTLEVVNRIEAAVHAWRIKEHKKHPKSKHSSLSSKVKGLVSDGDKNSCLSQRAETLLCSLRLRFPGLPQTSLDMSKIQHNKDVGQAILESYSRVMESLAFNIMARIDDVIFVDDATKRCVASESVSIFNRGGLPIQKRMAPSPFSIQHSPFSSPFATPTRCLSPPGLIKNDSHFKAADLGMPWTYAAGKVSANAPERH; from the exons ATGGCTGAGAGTGAATCTTCTTCAAAAGGAGAAAACGACAGCAGGAGTAGTAGTAGTGACAGATGTTGCGATCAGAGCTACAGTCTCAGTGCTGACGTCAGCGAGTCTGAAAGCTCCACCAGTATCTCCGGTCGCCGTTCTGTTTCCGTCACCGGTTGCGTGTTTCCGTTCACCTTCCCGCTGTTTGGCGGGAAGGATGATGACGTGATGGTTTGGGAAAAGAAGCAGAATAAAAAACAACCTGATGCTGATATATCTG AGATTGACATGATGAAGGAACGATTTGCTAAGCTTCTTCTTGGTGAAGACATGTCTGGAGGAGGGAAAGGAGTTTGTTCAGCCCTAGCGATCTCAAACGCGATAACAAATTTATCCG CCTCTGTGTTTGGAGAACTGTGGAGGTTGGAGCCGTTGGCGCTGCAGAAGAAGGTAATGTGGCAAAGGGAAATGGAATGGCTTTTATCCGTAGGTGATTCCATCGTAGATCTTGTGCCTTCCATACAACAGTTTCCAGGTGGAGGCACTTATGAAGTAATGGTCCCGCATCCACGGTCAGATATGCAGATGAATCTTCCTGCTTTGAAGAAGCTTGACGCTATGTTAATTAGTATGCTAGATGGATTTTGCGATAAGGAGTTCTGTTATGTTGATCGTGGGATCGTTTTAGCTCAAGGTGAGAGTTGTGATGCGTATTCATCAAATGTTTCATCTGGAAGACCTTCAGTTAGGCAGGAAGACAAGTGGTGGTTACCTTATCCTAAGGTTCCTACAAAAGGGTTATCAGAGGATGATAGAAAGAAGCTGCAGCAGTACAGAGACTGCACCAATCAGATACTCAAGGCAGCATTAGCGATAAATAGCAACGTACTTGCTGAAATGGAGATTCCAAACGCTTACTTGGAAACATTGCCCAAG AATGGAAAAGAGTGTTTAGGTGAAATCATGTACCGTTACATAACTGCAGAAAAGTTCTCCCCAGAATGTCTTCTCGATTGCCTAGATTTGTCATCAGAACACCGTACTCTGGAAGTAGTCAATAGGATTGAAGCAGCAGTCCATGCATGGAGGATAAAAGAGCATAAAAAGCATCCAAAAAGTAAGCATTCATCGTTGAGTTCCAAGGTCAAAGGCTTAGTCTCTGATGGTGATAAGAACAGTTGCTTATCACAAAGAGCAGAGACCTTGTTATGTAGCTTGAGACTTCGTTTTCCTGGTCTTCCACAAACTTCATTGGATATGAGCAAAATTCAACATAACAAG GATGTTGGGCAGGCGATTCTTGAAAGCTACTCAAGGGTGATGGAGAGCTTGGCGTTTAACATAATGGCAAGAATTGATGATGTCATCTTTGTAGATGATGCTACCAAACGGTGTGTTGCTTCAGAATCCGTGTCAATTTTCAACAGAGGCGGCCTTCCCATTCAAAAGCGGATGGCCCCTAGTCCGTTTTCAATCCAACATTCACCCTTTTCATCTCCATTTGCCACTCCAACACGCTGTTTATCTCCACCGGGCCTCATAAAGAATGACAGTCATTTTAAGGCTGCTGACCTGGGTATGCCGTGGACATATGCTGCCGGGAAAGTATCCGCTAATGCTCCAGAGCGTCATTAA